One region of Marinitoga sp. 1197 genomic DNA includes:
- a CDS encoding class I SAM-dependent rRNA methyltransferase, giving the protein MIIVKLKKDKDNKIKNGYLWIFKDEIQEITGEKKDGEICNVFSNEFEFIGKGIFSNSSNIMVKILSLKDEIIDENFFYHKFIRALKLRNNFGKSYRLFHAEADGIPGLIIDKYEDFLVIQFRNVWLENKKDEVINALIKIFNDEIKGIYERSDFETSSKENLKRNTGVLYGKEPPDNFIIEEEGIKYIVDIKNGQKTGFFFDQRKNRVYIRKYSSGAIGLDAYSYTGGFALNMAKYGAKRVIAVDKDKYALEILKENAKINNLSEKIEVVFDDVENFLSKTENVFTLMMLDPPSLIKKKAERFKGVQIFKRISRLGIQRLENFGILSLCSCAYQADIKLLIESLRRSVEKEGIKLQNMDIITQSNDHPWILQIPESLYLKCLWVRILR; this is encoded by the coding sequence ATGATTATAGTGAAATTAAAAAAAGATAAAGATAATAAAATAAAAAATGGATATTTATGGATTTTTAAAGATGAAATTCAAGAAATAACAGGCGAAAAAAAGGATGGAGAAATCTGTAATGTTTTTTCAAATGAATTTGAATTTATAGGAAAGGGAATATTTTCAAACTCATCAAATATTATGGTGAAAATATTATCTTTAAAGGATGAAATAATAGATGAAAACTTTTTTTATCATAAATTCATAAGAGCATTGAAGTTAAGAAATAATTTTGGGAAATCATATCGACTTTTTCACGCTGAGGCTGATGGGATCCCTGGTTTAATAATAGATAAATATGAAGATTTTTTAGTTATCCAGTTTAGAAATGTTTGGTTGGAGAATAAAAAGGATGAAGTAATAAATGCATTAATAAAGATATTTAATGATGAAATAAAAGGAATATATGAAAGAAGTGATTTTGAGACATCATCCAAAGAAAATTTAAAAAGGAATACAGGTGTTTTATATGGTAAAGAACCACCTGATAATTTTATTATCGAAGAAGAAGGAATAAAATACATTGTTGATATAAAAAATGGGCAAAAAACAGGATTCTTTTTTGATCAAAGAAAGAATAGAGTTTATATTAGAAAATATTCTTCAGGGGCTATAGGACTCGATGCATATTCATACACAGGTGGTTTTGCTTTAAATATGGCTAAATATGGAGCGAAAAGAGTAATTGCTGTTGATAAAGATAAATATGCATTGGAAATATTGAAAGAAAACGCTAAGATAAATAATTTATCAGAAAAGATAGAAGTGGTTTTTGACGATGTAGAAAATTTTTTGAGTAAAACAGAAAATGTATTCACTTTAATGATGCTGGATCCTCCATCTTTAATTAAGAAAAAAGCAGAAAGATTTAAAGGTGTTCAAATTTTCAAAAGAATTTCAAGATTGGGTATTCAAAGATTAGAAAATTTTGGTATATTAAGTTTATGTAGCTGCGCTTATCAAGCTGATATAAAATTGCTTATTGAGTCTCTTAGAAGAAGTGTTGAAAAAGAGGGGATAAAATTACAAAATATGGATATTATTACTCAATCCAATGATCATCCATGGATATTACAGATACCAGAAAGTTTATATTTGAAATGCTTATGGGTTAGGATTTTGAGGTGA
- a CDS encoding ABC transporter permease: MKDIILLIKGFLRKNKKHFLFPFLSIFIGVWGMIVVISVIKGFDKALIDSLTSFYPHIIVYDKTSVKLKDEKFKIYFSMYQGFFNKNKKKIGVSYWEINNLDFYKKLIVNGNIQGSIIGSVMAKNLNIKPGDTLNILYTDSENKIKLKNIKITGVFHSGIYIIDSSFIVKKEDVEKLDYTGIYLNNPKNAKNIKDRYLKGYFSTTWEEQNENFAKAVEIDSYFALLITFFVVLMSGFSISNSVMYSIFVRKKEIGILYSMGMNKTKISIIFIIESLIIAISGFVSGVIFSLTTILILQRINLKLPSGVFYIEKIPFYTSLQDIFVSFLFILILSFSFSYFSSRKLLSFDPIEVLHGE; encoded by the coding sequence ATGAAAGATATAATATTATTAATAAAAGGTTTTTTAAGAAAGAACAAAAAGCACTTTTTATTTCCATTCCTTTCAATTTTTATTGGTGTATGGGGAATGATTGTTGTTATTTCTGTAATAAAAGGATTTGATAAAGCTTTAATAGATTCATTGACTTCTTTCTATCCTCATATAATAGTATATGATAAAACTTCTGTAAAATTAAAAGACGAAAAGTTTAAAATATATTTTTCAATGTATCAGGGATTTTTTAATAAAAATAAAAAAAAAATAGGAGTATCATATTGGGAAATTAATAATCTTGATTTTTATAAAAAACTTATAGTTAATGGTAATATTCAGGGAAGTATAATAGGCAGTGTTATGGCTAAAAATTTGAATATTAAACCGGGAGATACGTTGAATATACTATATACAGATAGTGAAAACAAAATAAAATTAAAAAACATAAAAATTACAGGTGTTTTTCATTCTGGAATATATATTATAGATTCATCATTTATTGTGAAAAAGGAAGATGTCGAAAAATTAGATTACACTGGTATATATTTAAATAATCCTAAGAATGCGAAAAATATAAAAGATAGATATTTAAAAGGATATTTTTCAACGACATGGGAAGAACAAAATGAGAATTTTGCCAAAGCTGTAGAGATAGATTCATATTTTGCATTGCTAATAACCTTTTTTGTTGTCTTAATGAGTGGATTTAGTATTTCTAATTCAGTTATGTATTCCATATTTGTAAGAAAAAAAGAAATAGGAATCTTATATTCAATGGGTATGAATAAAACTAAAATTTCAATTATATTTATAATTGAAAGTTTGATTATAGCGATAAGCGGTTTTGTTAGTGGAGTTATTTTTTCATTAACTACAATATTAATATTACAACGAATAAATCTAAAATTGCCATCTGGAGTATTTTATATAGAAAAAATACCATTTTACACATCTTTACAGGATATATTTGTAAGTTTTTTGTTTATATTAATATTATCATTTTCTTTTTCGTATTTTTCCTCAAGAAAATTATTATCTTTTGATCCCATAGAGGTGCTCCATGGAGAATAA
- a CDS encoding cob(I)yrinic acid a,c-diamide adenosyltransferase: MSISTGGGDKGKTSLWSGERVPKNDLRVEAYGTIDELSAHLGEAKHYVKSYKVKNIINEIQNDLFKVAGELASKNKNFIQPITKEDGEKLTKYIKNFEEKVKLNGFVITGSTIESAKLDICRTIARRAERRIICVNDEDKVSEELLIYMNRLSDLLFIMARYEEFLINKIEYKKW, translated from the coding sequence ATGTCAATAAGTACTGGTGGAGGAGATAAAGGTAAAACAAGTTTATGGTCAGGTGAAAGGGTTCCTAAAAATGATTTAAGAGTGGAGGCATATGGCACAATAGATGAATTATCTGCACATTTAGGAGAAGCAAAACATTATGTAAAATCATATAAAGTAAAAAATATAATAAATGAAATACAAAATGACTTATTTAAAGTGGCAGGGGAATTGGCTTCTAAAAATAAGAATTTTATTCAACCAATAACCAAAGAAGATGGGGAAAAATTAACGAAATATATAAAAAACTTCGAGGAAAAAGTTAAATTAAATGGGTTTGTTATTACAGGTAGTACAATAGAATCTGCCAAGTTAGATATATGTCGAACTATTGCTCGAAGAGCAGAAAGAAGGATAATCTGTGTAAATGATGAAGATAAAGTTTCTGAGGAATTATTGATATATATGAATAGATTATCCGATCTGTTATTTATAATGGCAAGATATGAAGAATTTTTAATAAATAAAATTGAATATAAAAAATGGTGA
- the yqeK gene encoding bis(5'-nucleosyl)-tetraphosphatase (symmetrical) YqeK encodes MEEIINEIKKTLKKIVSEYRLKHIMGVLYTAKMLANKYNIEESRAELAAVGHDLFRDIKPYKFLKIAKVYGIKISFEEEKNPILLHGKIAAEYLKREYNIPDDIYEAIYYHTSGYKYYGLIGKILFVSDSIEPTRNYDKVEYFRKIAFHDINKAYKEILKNKIIYSLNKNHFLLNNTVEAWNNILQY; translated from the coding sequence TTGGAGGAAATAATAAATGAAATAAAAAAAACATTAAAAAAAATAGTATCAGAATATAGATTAAAACATATTATGGGTGTATTATATACAGCTAAAATGTTAGCCAATAAATATAATATCGAAGAAAGTAGAGCTGAGTTGGCAGCTGTTGGTCATGATTTATTTCGTGATATTAAACCGTATAAATTTTTAAAAATAGCAAAAGTATATGGTATAAAAATTTCATTCGAAGAAGAAAAAAACCCAATATTATTACATGGTAAAATTGCTGCAGAATATCTTAAAAGAGAATATAATATACCAGATGATATTTATGAGGCTATTTATTATCATACGAGTGGTTATAAATATTATGGATTAATAGGTAAAATATTATTTGTTTCTGATTCTATAGAACCGACAAGAAATTATGATAAGGTAGAATATTTTAGAAAAATAGCTTTTCATGATATTAATAAGGCATATAAAGAAATATTAAAAAATAAAATTATATATTCTTTAAATAAAAACCATTTTTTATTGAATAATACAGTTGAAGCATGGAATAACATATTACAATATTAA
- the ndk gene encoding nucleoside-diphosphate kinase, translated as MEREFLFLKPNTVRRGLVGEVISRLERRGIKIIAMKMIWVTENQAKELYKEHEGKSFYNELIEFVLSGPVVVMVLEGPRVIEMVRHIIGNTDPLKASPGSIRGEFGMSITKNIVHASDSPENAEREIKIFFKEDEILKYRLDVQHDL; from the coding sequence ATGGAAAGAGAATTTTTATTTTTAAAACCAAATACTGTAAGAAGAGGATTAGTAGGTGAAGTAATAAGCAGATTAGAGAGAAGAGGAATAAAAATAATAGCCATGAAAATGATATGGGTAACAGAAAATCAGGCAAAAGAACTTTACAAAGAACATGAAGGAAAATCATTCTATAATGAACTTATAGAATTTGTTTTATCAGGGCCAGTTGTTGTTATGGTATTAGAAGGACCGCGAGTTATTGAAATGGTAAGGCATATAATTGGAAATACAGACCCTTTAAAAGCTTCTCCGGGAAGTATTCGTGGAGAATTTGGTATGAGCATTACAAAGAACATAGTGCATGCTTCAGATTCGCCGGAAAATGCAGAACGAGAAATTAAGATATTCTTTAAAGAAGACGAAATTTTAAAATATAGATTGGATGTGCAACACGATTTATGA
- the fusA gene encoding elongation factor G, with translation MAIIKTDKKRIVGLFGHHGCGKTTLMDAILKNYSGADRIGQRYLDDEEIEKEKGSTFSNHVVSVDYNDSRFYFVDTPGMADFLGDIDVAINAVDNVVLVINANSGVEVTTERIWKIARANKKPIFIFINQMDKEGVNFEELVSSIKEVFEDGVKIVPLQVPVGEGSEFKGLVNLITHEAFEYELNQSGKDKKLNEIPEIAKKYYEDYHQELIEDVVETNEEMMEKYLEEGEEVLNPENVFKALHQAFEDDEIVPIVIGSAEKNIGLDRFMEMIRLVGMYPSERIFKGKIEDKEFEIEGKEEEPFVGLVIKNAVDPFVGKLTYIRVLSGKVKSGDSFVEVQEESNEKVSHIYIPRFDKNEEIPEASVGDIIVVPKLKKSRINDTVAHSSRLIKINVPEFPEPMISKSVKPTSKNEIDKVNNALSKLQESDPTFSWEFDPETGETIVSGLGTTHLEIMIERLKKTFKVNVEVGKPKIAYRETIRRKVTAEYKHKKQTGGHGQYGHVKIEIEPLPRGEGYEFVDKIVGGVIPKNFIPSVDKGIKEAMKKGVVAEYPVVDIKVTLFDGSYHDVDSSDIAFQIAARQAFKDGMKNANPVILEPIMKVEIFAPTEYTGDVMGEISSKRGRPMGMQSMGRGMDRIDAEIPLAEMLDFSPRLSSITSGKGYFTMKFSTYQEVTPDIQQKIIQEREREKAEQE, from the coding sequence ATGGCTATTATTAAAACAGATAAAAAAAGGATAGTGGGACTTTTTGGGCATCATGGATGTGGAAAAACCACATTGATGGATGCAATATTAAAAAATTATAGTGGTGCAGATAGAATAGGTCAAAGATATCTTGATGATGAAGAAATAGAAAAAGAAAAGGGATCAACATTTTCAAACCATGTTGTTTCTGTAGACTATAACGATTCAAGATTTTATTTTGTTGATACTCCGGGTATGGCAGACTTTTTAGGAGATATAGATGTTGCAATTAATGCAGTTGATAATGTTGTTCTTGTAATAAATGCGAATTCGGGTGTTGAAGTAACTACCGAAAGAATATGGAAGATAGCACGTGCAAATAAAAAACCTATTTTTATATTCATAAATCAGATGGATAAAGAAGGAGTTAATTTTGAGGAATTGGTTTCATCAATAAAAGAAGTATTTGAAGATGGTGTAAAAATAGTTCCTTTGCAAGTTCCAGTTGGAGAAGGATCAGAATTTAAAGGATTGGTAAATTTAATTACACATGAAGCATTTGAATATGAATTGAATCAAAGCGGAAAAGATAAAAAATTAAATGAAATACCAGAAATTGCGAAGAAGTATTATGAAGATTATCATCAGGAATTAATCGAAGATGTTGTAGAAACAAATGAAGAAATGATGGAAAAATATTTAGAAGAAGGCGAAGAAGTATTAAATCCTGAAAATGTTTTTAAAGCTCTTCATCAAGCATTTGAAGATGATGAAATAGTACCTATAGTAATTGGTTCCGCGGAGAAAAATATAGGATTAGATAGATTTATGGAAATGATCAGATTAGTTGGAATGTATCCATCAGAAAGAATTTTTAAAGGAAAAATTGAGGATAAAGAATTTGAAATAGAAGGGAAAGAAGAAGAACCATTTGTTGGATTAGTAATAAAAAATGCAGTTGATCCATTTGTTGGAAAACTAACTTATATAAGGGTATTATCAGGTAAAGTAAAATCCGGTGATTCATTTGTAGAAGTACAGGAAGAATCAAATGAAAAAGTTTCACATATATATATACCAAGATTTGATAAAAATGAAGAAATACCAGAAGCTTCTGTGGGAGACATAATCGTTGTACCAAAATTAAAAAAGAGTAGAATAAACGATACAGTTGCACATTCATCAAGACTTATTAAAATAAATGTACCAGAATTTCCTGAACCAATGATTTCAAAATCTGTAAAACCAACATCTAAAAATGAAATAGATAAAGTAAATAATGCATTATCTAAACTGCAAGAGTCAGACCCCACATTTTCATGGGAATTTGATCCGGAAACTGGAGAAACAATAGTGTCTGGATTAGGTACAACTCATTTGGAAATAATGATTGAAAGATTAAAAAAGACTTTTAAGGTGAACGTTGAAGTAGGGAAGCCTAAAATAGCATATAGAGAAACAATTAGAAGAAAAGTAACTGCAGAGTATAAGCATAAAAAACAAACGGGTGGGCATGGACAATATGGGCATGTAAAAATAGAAATAGAACCATTGCCAAGAGGAGAAGGATATGAGTTTGTTGATAAAATTGTTGGTGGAGTAATTCCTAAAAACTTTATACCATCTGTAGATAAGGGTATAAAAGAAGCAATGAAAAAGGGTGTTGTAGCTGAATATCCGGTAGTGGATATAAAGGTTACTTTATTTGATGGTTCCTACCACGATGTTGATTCATCTGATATTGCTTTCCAGATAGCTGCAAGGCAGGCCTTTAAAGATGGTATGAAAAATGCAAACCCTGTTATTCTGGAACCGATAATGAAAGTTGAAATATTTGCACCGACAGAATATACAGGAGATGTTATGGGAGAAATATCTTCAAAAAGAGGAAGACCTATGGGAATGCAGTCGATGGGCAGAGGTATGGATAGAATAGATGCAGAAATACCTCTCGCTGAAATGCTCGATTTTTCTCCAAGGTTAAGTTCAATTACAAGTGGTAAAGGATACTTTACAATGAAATTTTCGACTTATCAGGAAGTAACTCCTGATATACAACAAAAAATAATACAGGAAAGAGAAAGGGAAAAAGCAGAACAAGAATAA
- a CDS encoding ABC transporter ATP-binding protein yields MENKLIEMKKIKFSYDGKNEVLKNIDLTIQKNNYYGIYGYSGSGKSTLLFLLGDLLKPTSGEILYSFKNIKKRIGFVFQFFNLINELTILENAKLAQYIRTKKENIKEIEKFSKILGIYKLLNKYPDELSGGEKQRASILRAVVGDVKIILADEPTGSLDFENKRIVFELFKKMIEFDKTVIVVSHEKELMEYCNKKILLEDGLIKK; encoded by the coding sequence ATGGAGAATAAATTAATTGAAATGAAAAAAATAAAATTTTCATATGATGGGAAAAATGAAGTTTTAAAAAATATTGATTTAACAATACAAAAAAACAATTATTATGGCATATATGGATATTCTGGAAGCGGAAAAAGTACTTTATTATTTCTGTTAGGAGATCTTTTAAAACCAACATCAGGAGAAATATTGTATTCTTTTAAAAATATAAAAAAAAGAATAGGTTTTGTATTTCAATTCTTTAATTTAATAAATGAATTAACAATTTTAGAAAATGCAAAATTAGCCCAATATATTAGAACAAAAAAAGAAAATATAAAAGAAATAGAAAAATTTTCTAAAATTCTGGGTATATATAAATTATTGAATAAATATCCTGATGAGCTTTCTGGTGGAGAAAAGCAAAGGGCGAGCATATTAAGGGCTGTGGTTGGTGATGTAAAAATTATACTGGCTGATGAACCAACAGGGAGTTTGGACTTTGAAAATAAAAGGATAGTTTTTGAATTATTTAAAAAAATGATAGAGTTTGATAAAACCGTAATAGTTGTTTCTCATGAAAAAGAACTAATGGAATACTGTAATAAAAAAATTTTATTAGAAGATGGGTTGATAAAAAAATAG
- the glgD gene encoding glucose-1-phosphate adenylyltransferase subunit GlgD codes for MKVLGLILAGSSKSGIGELTRKRASAAVPVFGKYRAIDFTLSNFVNSKIKKVGVLTQYYPRSLMDHLGSGKEWDLDRKTGGLFILQPYFKNKEEIPVYKGTADAIFQNMTLLRRGDEDFVLIGSGDHIYNFDFNQLYHYHLSNAADITILSKEIEDDEFINTYGQIITDEEGRILEFHEKPDKSISKRISLGVYFINKALLIELLYTTVPNGGKDIVHDIIIPNLKKLRVYAYDFRGYWSNIKKSIKTYYETNMDILKDDVRKELFYSNKIYTKLKDYAPPKININANIHNVFIADGTIINGTVRNSIISRGVKIKAGAIVENSIILQDTIISEGSVIKNVIIDKDCEIREGKKIISENKIMVIEKGTII; via the coding sequence ATGAAAGTTTTAGGATTAATTCTGGCAGGTTCTTCTAAAAGTGGAATAGGTGAATTAACCAGGAAAAGAGCCAGTGCAGCAGTACCTGTTTTTGGTAAATATAGAGCTATTGATTTTACATTAAGTAATTTTGTTAATTCAAAAATCAAAAAAGTTGGAGTGTTGACCCAATATTATCCACGAAGTCTAATGGATCATTTAGGTAGTGGGAAAGAATGGGATTTAGATAGAAAAACAGGTGGTTTGTTTATATTGCAACCATATTTTAAAAACAAAGAAGAAATTCCTGTATACAAAGGAACAGCCGATGCAATATTTCAAAATATGACATTATTAAGAAGAGGAGACGAGGATTTTGTACTTATAGGATCGGGTGATCATATATATAATTTTGATTTTAATCAATTATATCATTATCATTTATCAAATGCGGCTGATATAACAATACTATCAAAAGAAATAGAAGATGATGAATTTATAAATACATATGGACAGATAATTACAGATGAAGAAGGAAGAATTCTTGAATTTCATGAAAAACCTGATAAATCAATATCAAAAAGGATATCTCTTGGAGTTTATTTTATAAATAAAGCATTGTTAATAGAATTATTGTATACAACTGTACCTAATGGCGGTAAAGATATAGTTCATGATATTATTATACCAAATTTGAAAAAATTAAGGGTGTATGCATATGATTTTAGAGGCTACTGGTCAAATATAAAGAAATCAATAAAAACATATTATGAGACAAATATGGATATATTAAAAGATGATGTAAGGAAAGAATTATTTTATTCAAATAAAATATATACGAAATTAAAAGACTATGCACCACCAAAAATAAATATAAATGCTAATATACATAATGTTTTCATTGCAGATGGAACAATAATAAATGGAACAGTAAGAAATTCGATAATTTCTCGTGGAGTTAAAATAAAGGCTGGTGCAATTGTTGAAAATTCAATAATATTACAGGATACAATAATATCTGAAGGAAGCGTTATAAAAAATGTTATTATAGATAAAGATTGTGAAATAAGAGAAGGTAAAAAAATTATAAGCGAAAATAAAATAATGGTAATAGAAAAAGGAACGATTATATAG
- a CDS encoding LCP family protein, with product MKLLIYMLGIIFSIIVIMSMFFPFVETYTKMDKLSDPYYFLVLGMDTMDVNKKISRTDSILLVGVSEKKNKVLVLPIPRDLLVTIDNNTMRINAVYVKYGVEKLQELIQNIFKVKISDYLIFDYGLFKEIGDIYSPVKIYVPKDMYYEDFHQNLHINFKQGYNYLNGEELLYYARFRYDALGDLGRIQRQKDVLFALMNAAKSSGLSKILYSIDKVLNKTVNSFDFKKLFSLFLVSKKSEIKFLSLPIEIIGDYVKIDTNKIISTKKYLVEFEEPEESKKVWITLINNMPDFKLSFYTVMRNRWKNSYGYLIEIVDILPDIEGISRNRSYLIIKNEKYEKKVMDEIKKRYSKTVFEIIDIQKNPELYFSIIKFLSNNSYNTLNSDVIMLVGNDS from the coding sequence ATGAAACTTTTAATATATATGTTGGGCATTATTTTTTCTATTATAGTAATAATGTCTATGTTTTTTCCTTTTGTTGAAACTTATACAAAAATGGATAAGCTATCAGATCCATATTATTTTTTAGTTTTAGGTATGGATACAATGGATGTTAACAAAAAAATATCTCGAACAGACTCGATATTATTGGTTGGAGTTAGTGAAAAGAAAAATAAAGTCCTGGTTTTACCCATTCCAAGAGATTTACTAGTAACAATTGATAATAATACTATGAGAATAAATGCAGTATATGTGAAATACGGAGTAGAGAAATTACAGGAATTAATACAAAATATTTTTAAAGTAAAAATATCTGATTATTTAATTTTCGATTATGGTTTATTTAAAGAAATAGGTGATATATATTCTCCGGTTAAAATATATGTACCTAAAGATATGTATTATGAGGATTTTCACCAAAATTTACACATAAATTTCAAACAAGGATATAATTATTTAAATGGTGAAGAATTATTGTATTATGCTAGATTTAGATATGATGCTTTAGGTGATTTGGGTAGAATTCAAAGACAGAAAGATGTACTATTTGCATTAATGAATGCGGCTAAAAGTTCGGGTTTATCTAAGATATTATATTCTATAGATAAAGTTTTAAATAAAACAGTAAATTCATTTGATTTTAAAAAATTATTTTCATTATTTCTTGTATCAAAAAAATCTGAAATAAAATTTTTGTCTCTTCCAATTGAAATTATAGGTGATTATGTCAAAATCGATACAAATAAAATAATATCTACGAAAAAATATCTGGTAGAATTTGAAGAACCAGAAGAAAGTAAAAAAGTATGGATAACATTAATTAACAATATGCCAGATTTTAAGTTAAGTTTTTATACTGTGATGAGAAATAGATGGAAAAATTCTTATGGATATTTAATTGAAATAGTTGATATATTGCCAGATATAGAGGGAATATCGAGAAACAGATCGTATTTAATAATAAAAAATGAAAAATATGAAAAAAAAGTTATGGATGAAATAAAAAAGAGATATAGTAAAACAGTTTTTGAAATAATAGATATACAAAAAAATCCTGAATTATACTTTTCTATTATAAAATTTTTAAGTAATAATTCATATAATACGTTAAATTCTGATGTGATTATGTTAGTGGGGAATGATTCATGA
- a CDS encoding DUF503 domain-containing protein — protein MNIKNGDIVWVILATYQIELIDVKSLKEKRSIVKKLTNNLRKQHNIAVIESDFNDNKKILEITITTLSKSKDFLLTFFQKIEEEIEYKHGLMVINSKYEIL, from the coding sequence TTGAATATAAAAAATGGTGATATAGTGTGGGTAATTTTAGCAACATATCAAATTGAATTAATAGATGTAAAATCATTAAAAGAAAAAAGAAGTATAGTAAAAAAATTAACGAATAACCTGAGAAAGCAACACAATATAGCTGTTATAGAGAGTGATTTTAATGATAATAAAAAAATTCTCGAAATCACAATCACAACTCTTTCAAAAAGTAAAGATTTTTTATTAACATTTTTTCAAAAAATAGAAGAAGAAATAGAATATAAACACGGTCTAATGGTAATAAATTCAAAATATGAGATATTATAG